A window of Acidimicrobiales bacterium contains these coding sequences:
- a CDS encoding enoyl-CoA hydratase/isomerase family protein, protein MIDLTWDGEIAVVTMDDGENRWSGPGISALHAALDEAEAREGPCGLVVTGTGKFFSNGFDLDWLMANPDAARPFLDEMFRAYARILRFDAPTVAAVNGHAFGAGAMLCTVCDHAVMRVDRGYWCMPEVDLGLPVDDRILSLLLSRLPRRTLTEALVTARRYGGPDAVAAGFADRAVPADEVLTTAIELARSLSGKHRATVGIHKRLIHRDALAVLDPGH, encoded by the coding sequence ATGATCGACCTGACCTGGGACGGCGAGATCGCCGTGGTGACCATGGACGACGGCGAGAACCGGTGGAGCGGCCCCGGCATCTCCGCGCTGCACGCCGCACTCGACGAGGCCGAGGCCCGGGAGGGCCCGTGCGGGCTGGTGGTCACGGGCACGGGCAAGTTCTTCAGCAACGGCTTCGACCTCGACTGGCTGATGGCCAACCCCGACGCCGCCCGACCGTTCCTCGACGAGATGTTCCGGGCCTATGCCCGCATCCTGCGCTTCGACGCCCCGACCGTCGCCGCCGTCAACGGCCACGCCTTCGGGGCCGGGGCCATGCTGTGCACGGTCTGCGACCACGCGGTGATGCGGGTCGACCGGGGCTACTGGTGCATGCCGGAGGTCGACCTCGGCCTCCCCGTCGACGACCGGATCCTGTCGCTCCTGCTCAGCCGGCTCCCGCGCCGGACCCTCACCGAGGCCCTCGTCACAGCCCGCCGGTACGGGGGTCCCGACGCGGTGGCGGCCGGCTTCGCCGACCGGGCCGTCCCGGCCGACGAGGTGCTGACGACGGCGATCGAGCTGGCTCGCAGTCTGTCCGGCAAGCACCGTGCGACGGTCGGCATCCACAAGCGCCTGATCCACCGTGACGCCCTGGCTGTCCTCGACCCCGGACACTGA
- a CDS encoding acyl-CoA dehydrogenase: MADYRPPLRDIDFVLDHLTDVAGLCALPAFEHLDPDTIKGVIEENGRFTAEVIAPLNRSGDVETSRHDPASATVTTPAGFVDAYHRYVAGGWGGVPFPEVYGGGGFPWLIGIVLQEFISSANMAFSMAPLLTQGAIDLLMHHGSEAQKETYLTKMVTGEWTGTMNLTEPQAGSDVGAVRTKAVPAGDGSWRISGTKIYISFGEHDMADNIVHLVLARTPDAPPGTKGISCFIVPKYLVGDDGTLGERNDVTCVSIEHKMGIKASPTCVMSYGEGDGAVGYLIGEENQGMRYMFTMMNNARLSVGLEGLALAERAYQDALQYAQERRQGRAPGAPPGETSLIVDLPDVRRMLLTMKSLIDAMRAIVYTNAEAIDLAAHHTDEEVRRRNAELVELLIPVSKGFGTDMGIEVTSLAIQVYGGMGYIEESGVPQHYRDARITTIYEGTNGIQAMDLVGRKLPMRGGGVMADFLAAVEAVEDRLAEAGEELAPVAARLEEARTVVSETVAWLMEHGVADVRDALAGATPFLRMFGLLVGGRYLAEAALAAAGALGTGGDDEHLRARITVARFYAENLLPAVTGLAPAVTAGHADLYAVGPEALAG, translated from the coding sequence GTGGCTGACTACCGACCCCCTCTCCGCGACATCGACTTCGTGCTCGACCACCTCACCGACGTGGCCGGCCTGTGCGCCCTCCCGGCGTTCGAGCACCTCGACCCCGACACGATCAAGGGCGTCATCGAGGAGAACGGCCGCTTCACCGCGGAGGTCATCGCCCCGTTGAACCGGTCGGGCGACGTGGAGACCAGCCGCCACGACCCCGCCAGCGCCACCGTCACCACACCGGCGGGCTTCGTCGACGCCTACCACCGCTACGTGGCCGGCGGCTGGGGCGGGGTGCCGTTCCCCGAGGTCTACGGAGGGGGCGGGTTCCCGTGGCTCATCGGCATCGTCCTCCAGGAGTTCATCTCCTCGGCGAACATGGCCTTCTCGATGGCTCCGCTGCTCACCCAGGGCGCGATCGACCTGTTGATGCACCACGGCAGCGAGGCCCAGAAGGAGACCTACCTCACGAAGATGGTCACCGGTGAGTGGACCGGGACGATGAACCTCACCGAGCCCCAGGCCGGCTCCGACGTCGGGGCGGTGCGCACGAAGGCCGTGCCGGCGGGCGACGGGAGCTGGCGCATCAGCGGCACCAAGATCTACATCTCCTTCGGCGAGCACGACATGGCCGACAACATCGTGCACCTCGTCCTGGCCCGCACCCCCGACGCCCCGCCCGGCACGAAGGGCATCTCGTGCTTCATCGTCCCCAAGTACCTGGTGGGCGACGACGGCACCCTCGGGGAGCGCAACGACGTCACCTGCGTCTCCATCGAGCACAAGATGGGCATCAAGGCCAGCCCCACCTGCGTCATGAGCTACGGGGAGGGCGACGGTGCGGTGGGGTACCTCATCGGTGAGGAGAACCAGGGCATGCGCTACATGTTCACGATGATGAACAATGCCCGGCTCTCCGTGGGCCTCGAAGGCCTCGCCCTCGCCGAGCGGGCCTACCAGGACGCGCTGCAGTACGCCCAGGAGCGCCGCCAGGGGCGGGCCCCCGGCGCGCCTCCGGGGGAGACGTCGCTCATCGTCGACCTCCCCGACGTGCGCCGCATGCTGCTCACCATGAAGTCGCTCATCGACGCCATGCGGGCCATCGTCTACACGAACGCCGAGGCCATCGACCTCGCCGCCCACCACACCGACGAGGAGGTGCGTCGGCGCAACGCCGAGCTCGTCGAGCTGTTGATCCCGGTCTCGAAGGGCTTCGGCACGGACATGGGCATCGAGGTCACCTCGCTCGCTATCCAGGTGTACGGCGGCATGGGCTACATCGAGGAGTCGGGCGTCCCGCAGCACTACCGCGACGCCCGGATCACGACGATCTACGAGGGCACGAACGGCATCCAGGCCATGGACCTCGTCGGGCGCAAGCTGCCCATGCGGGGCGGAGGGGTCATGGCCGACTTCCTCGCCGCCGTCGAGGCCGTCGAGGACCGTCTTGCCGAGGCCGGCGAGGAGCTCGCCCCGGTGGCCGCCCGGCTCGAGGAGGCCCGGACCGTCGTGTCCGAGACCGTTGCCTGGCTCATGGAGCACGGCGTGGCCGACGTCCGCGACGCCCTGGCCGGCGCCACGCCGTTCCTGCGCATGTTCGGGCTCCTCGTCGGCGGTCGCTACCTCGCCGAGGCGGCCCTGGCCGCCGCCGGGGCGCTCGGCACGGGCGGTGACGACGAGCACCTCCGGGCCCGCATCACGGTCGCACGGTTCTACGCCGAGAACCTCCTGCCGGCGGTCACCGGGCTGGCCCCGGCCGTCACCGCCGGGCACGCCGACCTCTACGCGGTGGGTCCCGAGGCCCTGGCCGGCTGA
- the lgt gene encoding prolipoprotein diacylglyceryl transferase, which translates to MSGVLTSVLTGSIPSPSSGTVGPLHMYGLMIALGVLAAVEVARLRWRDRGGNPDDVYAIALWAVPAGLIGARLYHLATDWRSYEGRWGDAVKIWEGGLGIPGGVALGVAVGVWVAHRRGMRISVGLDAIIPGIPLAQAIGRLGNWWNQELFGRPTDLPWAVEISPAKAAAAGYPGVATFHPTFAYEMLWNLGLFAVLVLVDRRRSLRPGTLLPLYVGGYFLGRLWIEALRVDTASTVLGLRINIWLSIIGIVGALVVVLVRGLKLRADDEVGPYRDGHRWEPPSDGAGPADDEAEVPVGAAGESDAEDGLSEEPGEPRPPG; encoded by the coding sequence GTGTCCGGCGTCCTCACCTCCGTCCTCACGGGGTCGATCCCCAGCCCGAGCAGCGGCACCGTGGGCCCGCTGCACATGTACGGGCTGATGATCGCCCTCGGCGTGCTCGCCGCCGTCGAGGTGGCGCGCCTCCGCTGGCGCGACCGCGGTGGCAACCCCGACGACGTCTATGCGATCGCCCTGTGGGCCGTGCCCGCCGGCCTCATCGGGGCGCGTCTCTATCACCTGGCCACCGACTGGCGCAGCTACGAGGGCCGCTGGGGCGACGCGGTGAAGATCTGGGAGGGCGGCCTCGGGATCCCCGGTGGGGTGGCGCTCGGAGTGGCCGTCGGGGTGTGGGTCGCCCACCGGCGGGGCATGCGCATCTCCGTCGGACTCGACGCCATCATCCCGGGCATCCCGCTCGCGCAGGCCATCGGGCGCCTCGGCAACTGGTGGAACCAGGAGCTGTTCGGGCGCCCCACCGATCTGCCGTGGGCGGTCGAGATCTCCCCGGCGAAGGCCGCGGCCGCCGGGTACCCGGGGGTGGCGACGTTCCATCCGACGTTCGCCTACGAGATGCTCTGGAACCTCGGCCTGTTCGCCGTGCTCGTGCTCGTCGACCGACGGCGCTCGCTGCGCCCGGGCACGCTGCTGCCGCTCTACGTCGGCGGCTACTTCCTCGGCCGCCTCTGGATCGAGGCGCTGCGGGTCGACACCGCCAGCACCGTCCTCGGTCTGCGCATCAACATCTGGCTGTCGATCATCGGGATCGTCGGGGCCCTGGTGGTGGTGCTCGTCCGTGGTCTGAAGCTGCGCGCCGACGACGAGGTGGGACCGTACCGCGACGGGCACCGGTGGGAGCCGCCGTCCGACGGCGCCGGCCCGGCGGACGACGAGGCCGAGGTCCCCGTCGGCGCCGCCGGTGAGTCGGACGCCGAGGACGGGCTCAGCGAGGAGCCAGGGGAGCCCAGACCGCCGGGCTGA
- a CDS encoding aminoglycoside phosphotransferase family protein, producing the protein MSDFAEARARKALADAGLDYAIPLTRASSVTNEVWLTDDYAIRVNRKPNQRLRREAFLGPLLPPAVHYPEVVGYGGQLGADWLIVRRRPGEVLARCWPSMSTGERRSATRQLATILRNLHAVERPVDLPAIDAAPQLLADHEFGVTRPLLDALEGLRGVPFVETDLVEEALTIVRDTAACLEPFDTGHLVHGDVTFENVLWDGTAISALLDFEWARGGPADLDLDVLLRFCAYPFLHVAEDYEAETLSSDYAPVPYWLAEDYPELFAHPRQLDRMRLFCIAFDVRQIVAFPPQAAAKSLSPHHAVNRLERAVRGTSHLDRLADGLDPELPWDFSPAVWAPLAPR; encoded by the coding sequence ATGAGCGACTTCGCGGAGGCCCGGGCCCGCAAGGCGCTCGCCGACGCCGGTCTCGACTACGCAATCCCCCTCACGAGGGCCAGCAGCGTCACCAACGAGGTCTGGCTCACCGACGACTACGCCATCCGCGTGAACCGCAAGCCCAACCAGCGGCTCCGTCGCGAAGCGTTCCTCGGCCCGCTGCTGCCACCGGCCGTCCACTACCCGGAGGTGGTCGGCTACGGGGGCCAGCTCGGCGCCGACTGGCTCATCGTGCGCCGCCGGCCCGGCGAGGTGCTGGCCCGCTGCTGGCCGTCGATGTCGACCGGCGAACGTCGCAGCGCCACCCGACAGCTGGCCACGATCCTGCGCAACCTCCACGCCGTCGAGCGCCCTGTCGACCTGCCGGCGATCGACGCCGCTCCGCAGCTGCTCGCCGACCACGAGTTCGGGGTCACCCGGCCCCTCCTCGACGCCCTCGAGGGCCTCCGCGGCGTCCCGTTCGTCGAGACCGACCTCGTCGAGGAGGCGCTGACGATCGTGCGGGACACGGCCGCGTGCCTCGAGCCCTTCGACACCGGCCACCTCGTGCACGGCGACGTGACCTTCGAGAACGTCCTCTGGGACGGGACCGCCATCTCCGCGCTGCTCGACTTCGAGTGGGCCCGGGGCGGTCCCGCCGACCTCGACCTCGACGTGCTCCTGCGATTCTGTGCCTACCCCTTCCTGCACGTGGCCGAGGACTACGAGGCCGAGACACTCTCGTCGGACTACGCCCCGGTCCCCTACTGGCTGGCCGAGGACTACCCCGAGCTCTTCGCCCACCCCCGCCAGCTCGATCGGATGCGGCTGTTCTGCATCGCCTTCGACGTGCGCCAGATCGTGGCGTTCCCACCCCAGGCGGCCGCGAAGAGCCTCTCGCCGCACCACGCCGTGAACCGCCTCGAGCGAGCCGTGCGGGGAACGAGCCACCTCGACCGGCTGGCCGACGGGCTCGACCCCGAGCTCCCGTGGGACTTCAGCCCGGCGGTCTGGGCTCCCCTGGCTCCTCGCTGA
- a CDS encoding glutathione peroxidase, whose product MGTPARTLTGRSRHRAGPRARRHLVSLYDQAINNLDGTPADLSALSDKAVLVVNVASKCGLTPQYEGLERLQKTYGDRGFTVLGVPCNQFLGQEPGTAEEIQTFCSTTYGVTFPLTEKVDVNGDDRHPLYAELTAVPDAAGEAGDIQWNFEKFLVAPGGASITRFRPAVEPEAPEVVAAIEGVLA is encoded by the coding sequence ATGGGCACCCCGGCCCGGACGTTGACGGGTCGGAGCCGGCACCGTGCCGGTCCCCGCGCAAGGAGGCACCTCGTGTCGCTCTACGACCAGGCCATCAACAACCTCGACGGCACCCCTGCCGACCTGTCGGCACTCTCGGACAAGGCCGTGCTCGTCGTCAACGTGGCCTCGAAGTGCGGCCTCACGCCTCAATACGAGGGCCTCGAGCGCCTCCAGAAGACCTACGGCGACCGCGGGTTCACCGTGCTCGGCGTCCCGTGCAACCAGTTCCTGGGCCAGGAGCCCGGCACCGCCGAGGAGATCCAGACCTTCTGCTCGACCACCTACGGCGTCACCTTCCCGCTGACCGAGAAGGTCGACGTCAACGGCGATGACCGCCACCCGCTCTACGCCGAGCTCACCGCCGTGCCCGACGCGGCCGGTGAGGCCGGGGACATCCAGTGGAACTTCGAGAAGTTCCTCGTGGCCCCCGGGGGCGCCTCCATCACCCGCTTCCGCCCGGCCGTCGAGCCGGAGGCCCCCGAGGTCGTGGCCGCCATCGAGGGCGTCCTGGCCTGA